A portion of the Cryptomeria japonica chromosome 5, Sugi_1.0, whole genome shotgun sequence genome contains these proteins:
- the LOC131876182 gene encoding agglutinin-2-like, translating into MAYLCQPLPALLFLCCIASFLLLSHAANISFNFPPLTDIKTEHDALYQKDSGGDTLQLTKNAASASLNNSYGWAVYNKSIPLWDSSSRALANFSTHFQFIIDINNNIKDNRGDGLAFFLASFELKQPENAYGGFLGLFNDTTFKGSF; encoded by the coding sequence ATGGCCTATCTCTGTCAGCCTCTACCTGCCCTCCTTTTCTTATGCTGTATTGCTTCTTTTCTTTTACTCTCGCATGCAGCAAACATTAGCTTTAACTTCCCTCCTCTCACAGATATAAAAACAGAACATGATGCCCTATATCAAAAGGACAGTGGAGGAGACACACTGCAGCTTACCAAAAATGCAGCATCAGCAAGCCTAAATAACAGTTACGGTTGGGCGGTTTATAATAAATCTATTCCACTATGGGACAGCTCCTCTCGTGCTCTGGCAAACTTTTCTACCCATTTCCAATTCATTATTGACATCAACAACAATATAAAAGATAATCGTGGCGACGGACTTGCGTTCTTCTTGGCATCTTTCGAGTTGAAGCAACCAGAGAACGCTTATGGCGGATTTCTTGGCCTGTTTAACGACACAACTTTTAAAG